The following is a genomic window from Verrucomicrobiales bacterium.
CGTCTTTTCCCGCTGGATCTGCTTCACTCTCTCCAAATAGCGGGTCTCGGTGGCCGCCTGGTGCTTTAACTGATCCGCCGCCTGCTGCAGGATCTTTTGAGTGAACTCGTTGCGCTGCTGGCGCGCCTCGGTCCGTTGCTCCTCGATCCGTTTTTCCGATTGCTCCAACCGGCTCAGCTTATCCGCCAAGTCGACTTCCAGCTGATGAACACGATCGCGCTGAGCCTGATTCTTCGAAGCCAAAACCACGCAGTAAAACAGAAAGCAAGCCGCCATCGCCCAGGGAAGCATCTGAACCCAGAGAGAGGAAACTCCCGATGACGGAGCGACAGGCACAACCGCGGCGGCCCGATTCTCGACTTCCCGAAGCAGGCGGGCGCGCAAGGTCGGCGGGGGAGTGCGACGGGGCAACGCCGCCGCCAGTGCATCCACGGAAAGCCGCAGCTGCTTCACGAGCAACTGCACCTCCAGATTGGATCTCAACACCTGTTCGAACTGAGCCGCCTCAACGGCCGGCAGTGCCCCCGCCACATATAAACTGGCTTGTTCCTTGAGGTGCTCGTCAATCATAACCAATCTCCAAGCGTCTCCCTCAACTTGAGCATTCCTCGCCGAATGCGGGCTTTAATGGTTCCCAGCGGCTGACCCAGCTGCTCGGATATTTCATTCTGTGTCTGGCCACCCAGGAAGGCCATCTCGATGGCTTGACGCTGCTCCAGTGGTAGCTCCTCGAGGGCTTTGCGGACGAGCAAGGATCGTTCGCGCTGGTAAACCTCACGTCCGGCATCCGGAGCATAGGTGGGAGCCGACAGCGCGGTTTCAGTTGTCTCCGCGACGAACTCATACCGACGCCTCATGCTTCGCAGGCGGTCAATGGCTCGATTGCGAGTCAGCGTCAGCGCCCAATTGAAAGGCCGTCCTAACTGGCTGTCATAGGTCCCAGCTTTGTCCCAAATCTGGAGGAAAACCTCCTGAAGCACATCTTCGGATTCCCGGCTGTCATTCAAAATTCGCATCACCGTTGAATACAGGACGCCAGACAGACGGTCGTAGAGCTCTGCGAAAGCAACCTTGTCCCCTAAAGCGACTCGGCGCAGCAGCTCCACATCCTCATCCGATCGATTCGAATCCAGATCTGATTTCAAGTGGCGACGGGTGATACCGTCCCCGGGAGGCTTTCCAGTCCTCTCGGAAACATCATCGCCCCGGTTGTGTAGCAGACCGCATTCCATCTCACAAGTGGTCTCGCATTCAAGTTACTGCCCTCCGTGGGCCAATGATGCCTGAGAGACGGTTCCACGCCGTCGAACCGCTCCATCGACACTCTTTACGTTACAAAAGGCTGAATGGATGCATGCGCTGATCGCCCCCCCCGAATTAATTCTTCAATACCAGCCCGTTACATCCGTCGCGGACGAGTCCGACGGGCAGCCGGCAGGCCTCCCCGGCCCCAGGGCCAAAAAAAGAGGCGGCCGAAGCCGCCTCTTTTGAAAACTAACTCGGTGTCGGAGCTCTAATCAGCTGGAGAGGGCTCCCGAAGCCGGGGCGCTCTGTTCAAACTTCAGCTTGTCATTCTCCACGGTGACCCTGATCGGTTCAGCACCCTGGATCGTCCCTTTCAGGATCTCCTCGGCCATGGGGTCTTCCAGGTAACGCTCTACCGCGCGCCGCATCGGACGGGCACCATAGGTGGGATCAAATCCCTTCTCGACCAGGAAGTCTTTGGCTTTCTCATCCAGAACGAGCTTCAAGTTCTTCGCTTTCAACCGGTCCACCACCTTCACCACTTCCAGATCCAAGATCTGGATAAGATCCGGCTTGGTCAGCTGGCGGAAGACAATGACGTCGTCGAGACGGTTCAGGAACTCCGGGCGAAACGCCTTCTTGGCCTCGTCCAGAATCTTCTCCCGCATCTTCTCGTAATTCGCTTCGTCGCTCGTCGGAGCAAAACCCATGCTGCTCTTCTTAATGGTCTCCGCACCCACATTGGAAGTGAGCAGGATGACGGTGTTCCGGAAGTTGACGACTCGACCGATATTGTCGGTGAGTTTGCCTTCTTCCAGGATCTGCAGCAGCATGTTCATGACATCCGGATGCGCCTTCTCGATTTCGTCGAAAAGCACCACCGAATACGGCCGTCGCCGCACTTGCTCCGTGAGCTGGCCACCTTCTTCGTAGCCGACATATCCCGGCGGTGAGCCCACCATGCGCGATGCGTTGTGCCGCTCCATGTACTCCGACATGTCCAGCTGGATCAAAGCTTTGCTATCGCCAAACATCGACTCCGCCAACGATTTGGCCAGCAGGGTCTTGCCGACACCCGTCGGTCCCAGCAAGGCGAAGGTACCGATCGGACGCCGCGGGTCCTTCAAGTCGGCCCGGGAGCGTCGCAACGCGCGGCAGATGGCGGACACGCCCTCGCGTTGACCTATCACCACCCGCTCCATCTCCTTCTCCATATCCAGGAGACGCTGGGCCTCGCCCTGCTCCATCCGCTTCAGGGGAACACCCGTCCATTTGGAAACAACTTGGAGGATATCCTCCTCGTCGACCTTGACCCGCTTCTCCTCGCGGCTGGCTCTCCAGGCGGCAAGAACAGACTCCTGTTTCTCCTTCGCCTGCTTTTCCTTATCCCGCATGGAGGCGGCAGCTTCGAAGTCTTGATCCTTGATCGCCTTTTCCTTGCGAACCTTGATCTCTTCGATCTCGCCTTCGATGTCTTTAAGCTCCGGAGGCCGCGTCATGGCGCCAATCCGCGCCCGTGAGCCCGCTTCGTCCATCAAATCAATGGCTTTGTCCGGCAGATAACGGTCGGTGATGTAGCGATCGGAATAGCTCACGGCTGCCTCAACGGCGGCATCCGTGATCTCCGCCTTGTGATGCTCCTCGTACTTCGGCCGCAGACCTTTAAGGATCTGCACGGCTTCCTCGATCGACGGAGCCTCCACCTTGACACTTTGGAAACGACGTTCCAGAGCGGCATCCTTCTCGATGTATTTGCGATACTCGTTGAGGGTAGTCGCACCGATGCACTGCATCTCTCCGCGGCTCAGCGCCGGCTTGATGATGTTCGAGGCATCCATGGTGCCTTCGGCGGATCCAGCCCCAACGATGGTATGAAGCTCATCGATGAAGAGAATGATGTTCTTGGCGCGTCGGATCTCATCCATCACGGCCTTGATTCGCTCCTCGAATTGTCCGCGATATTTCGTCCCCGCCACCATGAGCGCCAAATCCAGGGTCACAACGCGCTTCTCGCGCAGGATCTCAGGCACGTTCCCTTTGGCGATCTCCTGCGCCAAACCTTCCACAATGGCAGTCTTGCCAACCCCAGCCTCACCAAGGAGGACCGGGTTGTTCTTGGTGCGTCGGCACAGGATCTGAATGACGCGCTCAATCTCGTTCTTGCGCCCGATGACCGGATCCATCTCGGCCTTGCGCGCAATCTCCGTAAGGTCACGGCCGAACGCCTTCAAAGCGGGCGTCTTCACGTCGCTCTTCTTCTCGGTGCCACCTTTCTCGGGGGCAGGATCAGCTCCGCCGGGAGCCTCTTCCTGGGCAGCAAAATTGGGGTCCAGCTCCTTGAGGATTTCCTGGCGTGTCTGCTCGATATCCACATCCAGATTCTTGAGCACTCGGGCCGCAACACCATCGCCCTCGCGCAGGAGGCCGAGCAAGATATGTTCGGTTCCGACGTAGGTATGGTTCAGCTGCTTGGCTTCCTTGGCCGCAAGGGCCAGGACCTTCTTGACCCGCGGGGTGTACGGGATATTTCCGATCATCTTCTGATCGGTGCCGGTGCCCACTTGCTTCTCAACCTCCATCCGAACCGTCTCGAGATCCAAGCCTAGCTTCTGCAGAACGTTCACCGCAACGCCCTGGCCCAGCTTGATCAGGCCCAGAAGAAGATGCTCAGTCCCTACAAAGTTGTGGTTGAATCGGTCCGCCTCCTTGCGCGCCAAGGCGAGCACCTGCTGGGCGCGAGGAGTGAAGTTGTTCATGGCGTCATCGCTCATACGTAAGGGAATAAATGCATCCGCAGAGTTTTTTGTCCAGTGAAGTCACTCTGACACTGTGACTGCGGCTTGGCTTCCGTCCGCAGACCCGGCCTCAGGAACCCCACTTATGCAGATCTAATCGTGAATTCCGTCCGAATGTTTAGCACGAATTTAGGTCCGTGCTGTTTTTGCTGTCTTCCGAGTTCCAGCCCGGGATCCAACGCGACCACCGCGCCTCCGTCCTAGGGAGGCACAGCCAACCGGTGCCGGTGGAGGCGCTGAACGGCAGCGACAGCTACTCCCCGCCCGGGGGCTTCTCAGCTACGGGAGGGGTCGCCGGCACCAATGGACTGGGCACCGGCCTCCGCACATTTCGCAACCGGTCGCGAAGCATGTCCGACCGCAGCAAATCGCGTTCATCGGCCCCCAGCTTCTCGGAAAATTGCTTCTGGAGATGCGCCGGCTGAGTGATGACGAACAGCTCATCCACCAGCGCGCGATCCAGGTCCGGGAACATGTTCAGATCCACTCCGAGACGCATCAGGGAGAGCAAATTCATCGTCTCCTTGGACGAGATGCTGTGCGCGTTGGCCAGGATGCCGTAGGCCCGGCCGATATGGTTGAACACGACCTTGGGCTTTTTCTCGAGCAAACCGGCCCGGGCGTTTTCCTCGTGCTCGATAATCTGAGCCAAAACCTTGTTGAGACGCTCCACGATCTCCGCCTCGGTCTCCCCGAGCGTTCGTTGGTTAGAAACTTGGAACACATTGCCCAAGGCCTCCGTGCCCTCGCCGTAGAGGCCACGCACCGCCAACCCCAGCTTGTTGACCGCCTGGATAATTTGGTTGATCTGCTCGGCCAGAACCAAGCCCGGAAGATGCAACATGGCGCTCACCCGAATGCCAGTTCCCAAATTCGTGGGACAGGCAGTCAGATACCCCAGCTGCGGGCTGAAGGCATACTCCAACTTACGCTCCAGCTTGGAGTCGACCTGATCAATCGCCATCCAGGCCTGCTTCAGCTGGAGGCCGGGCCGCAGGGCCTGCATGCGCAGGTGGTCCTCCTCGTTGATCATCACGCAGAGGGTTTCCTCCCGATTCAACACCACTCCGCTGCCGGCGCTCTTGGCCGCATGTTCGCGGCTGATCAGATGGCGTTCCACCAGGATCTGCTTGTCCATCTGGGAAAGGTTGTCCATGGACTGGGCGAAAACGTCCGCCATTTGTGGCAGACCTTCCACCGCGGGACGAATGGTCTCTAAGGCGCGCACTCGCTCAGCCTTCTTCGCCCAGCCTGGAAAGGCAAAGGCCTTCAAA
Proteins encoded in this region:
- a CDS encoding anti-sigma factor, translated to MIDEHLKEQASLYVAGALPAVEAAQFEQVLRSNLEVQLLVKQLRLSVDALAAALPRRTPPPTLRARLLREVENRAAAVVPVAPSSGVSSLWVQMLPWAMAACFLFYCVVLASKNQAQRDRVHQLEVDLADKLSRLEQSEKRIEEQRTEARQQRNEFTQKILQQAADQLKHQAATETRYLERVKQIQREKTEAAAAATGPGRSNSGTVIGNDPQDPTRTGGLDTPPGTPDVLPGTGLSTLPSTQTTYLAVLRSRPESGLSAVGAVSWDARDQKGTVLVEQLPVPADRDYQLWLFTDDGRVVSGGLLKSDAEGHVTATYLCSQPVKAVTSFKVTLERAGGVSAPGQGSLVME
- a CDS encoding sigma-70 family RNA polymerase sigma factor, translated to MKSDLDSNRSDEDVELLRRVALGDKVAFAELYDRLSGVLYSTVMRILNDSRESEDVLQEVFLQIWDKAGTYDSQLGRPFNWALTLTRNRAIDRLRSMRRRYEFVAETTETALSAPTYAPDAGREVYQRERSLLVRKALEELPLEQRQAIEMAFLGGQTQNEISEQLGQPLGTIKARIRRGMLKLRETLGDWL
- a CDS encoding ATP-dependent Clp protease ATP-binding subunit, whose product is MNNFTPRAQQVLALARKEADRFNHNFVGTEHLLLGLIKLGQGVAVNVLQKLGLDLETVRMEVEKQVGTGTDQKMIGNIPYTPRVKKVLALAAKEAKQLNHTYVGTEHILLGLLREGDGVAARVLKNLDVDIEQTRQEILKELDPNFAAQEEAPGGADPAPEKGGTEKKSDVKTPALKAFGRDLTEIARKAEMDPVIGRKNEIERVIQILCRRTKNNPVLLGEAGVGKTAIVEGLAQEIAKGNVPEILREKRVVTLDLALMVAGTKYRGQFEERIKAVMDEIRRAKNIILFIDELHTIVGAGSAEGTMDASNIIKPALSRGEMQCIGATTLNEYRKYIEKDAALERRFQSVKVEAPSIEEAVQILKGLRPKYEEHHKAEITDAAVEAAVSYSDRYITDRYLPDKAIDLMDEAGSRARIGAMTRPPELKDIEGEIEEIKVRKEKAIKDQDFEAAASMRDKEKQAKEKQESVLAAWRASREEKRVKVDEEDILQVVSKWTGVPLKRMEQGEAQRLLDMEKEMERVVIGQREGVSAICRALRRSRADLKDPRRPIGTFALLGPTGVGKTLLAKSLAESMFGDSKALIQLDMSEYMERHNASRMVGSPPGYVGYEEGGQLTEQVRRRPYSVVLFDEIEKAHPDVMNMLLQILEEGKLTDNIGRVVNFRNTVILLTSNVGAETIKKSSMGFAPTSDEANYEKMREKILDEAKKAFRPEFLNRLDDVIVFRQLTKPDLIQILDLEVVKVVDRLKAKNLKLVLDEKAKDFLVEKGFDPTYGARPMRRAVERYLEDPMAEEILKGTIQGAEPIRVTVENDKLKFEQSAPASGALSS
- a CDS encoding protein arginine kinase — encoded protein: MNLHEFLIAPDQAARQHGPHSRIVMSSRVRLARNLKAFAFPGWAKKAERVRALETIRPAVEGLPQMADVFAQSMDNLSQMDKQILVERHLISREHAAKSAGSGVVLNREETLCVMINEEDHLRMQALRPGLQLKQAWMAIDQVDSKLERKLEYAFSPQLGYLTACPTNLGTGIRVSAMLHLPGLVLAEQINQIIQAVNKLGLAVRGLYGEGTEALGNVFQVSNQRTLGETEAEIVERLNKVLAQIIEHEENARAGLLEKKPKVVFNHIGRAYGILANAHSISSKETMNLLSLMRLGVDLNMFPDLDRALVDELFVITQPAHLQKQFSEKLGADERDLLRSDMLRDRLRNVRRPVPSPLVPATPPVAEKPPGGE